TCAGTGGTCCCACGGTCCAGGCGTCGAGCGTGACTTCCGGCACGCCCGTCGCGATGACGCTGGAGGCGTCGGATGCTGACGGAGACGCGCTCACCTACACCTGGACACAGCTGCCTGCCTCCCCAGCGGGCACCTTCGACAACCCCTCCGCAGCCCAGCCCTCCTGGACCGCGCCCGACGTGAACAGCACCCAGAGCTTCACGCTGAAGGTGACCGTGAGCGACGGCCGGGGCGGCTCCAACGAGGGCACCATCGACGTTACCGTGCGCAAGAGCAATCAGCCGCCCACCGTGAGCATCTCCGCGCCCACGTCGCTGGTGGCTGGAGCGACTGGCACGCTCACCGTCACCGCGAGCGACCCGGACGGCGACCCGCTGACCTACGCGTGGACGCAGACCTCCCCGAGCACGGCGGGCACCTGGGTGGGCGGCACCACCGGCCCGAGCGCGCAGTGGTACTCGCCCGTCGTCGCGACCCAGACCGCGTTCACCTTTTCCGTGAGCGTCTCGGATGGCGTGGGCCTGCCCGTGGTGCGGACCGTCACCCTGCCCGTGTCGGTGCCCCGCTACGGCACGGACGTCCAGGCCGTGTGGGGCTCCGGGGAGTGCACGAAGTGTCACGGCAAGGCCGGCAACCTGAACCTCGCGGCGGACAGCAGCCACGCCAACCTGATCAACGTCACCGCCAGGGACTGCGGCACGCTCATGCGCGTCACGCCCGGCGCCCCGGACCAATCGGCGCTCATCCGGAAGATGGAGGGCACCGGGTGCGGAGACCGCATGCCCGCCGGCAAGCCGGAGTACTTCGATCAGCACCCGGGACTGAACGTCCTGGTCCGCTCGTGGATCCTCGCGGGCGCGGCCAACGACTGACGGCCGTGCGCGAGAGGCTCGCGCCCCTTCCTGCCGGGGCATAGGCTCGGCCCTCGTGGCCGCCAACCCGCCCCTGCTGGATGACATGCTCCTCTTCGCGGAGGTGGTGGCGGCGGCCAGCATCACCTCCGCGGCGGAGCGCCTGGGCCTGCGCAAGTCCACGGTGAGCCGCCGGCTGGCGGCCCTGGAGGAGCGCCTGGGCATCCGGCTGCTCGAGCGCAACACGCGCAGGCTCCGCCTCACCGAGGCGGGCCGCGACTACCACGCGCACTGCGCACGGCTCGTCGCCGAGGCCCGCGAGGTGAACGCGGCCGTCAGCGAGTCGCGCGGCACGCCCCAGGGGACGCTGCGCATCGCCACGCTGTCCCTGCTGGGCGAGCTGCTCACGCCCGTCATCGCGGAGCTGCTGCTGCACCAGCCCCGGCTGCGCGTGGAGGTGTCGCTCGCGCAGACGCACGTGGACCTCATCGCGGAGGAGTACGACCTGGCGCTGCGCACCGGGCCGCTCGCGGATTCGTCGCTGATGGCGCGCAGGCTGGGACGCGTGCGCACGGGCTACTACGCCAGCCCCAGCTACCTGAGCCGCCACGGCACGCCCCGGACACCCGAAGCGCTGACGGGCCACGAGTGCATCCTCCTGGCCGAGTCCGGCACCGACGAGGTGTGGTTCTTCGGCGAGGGCAAGAGCGCGCGCACGGTGCCGGTGACGGGCCGCCTGCGCGTGCCCAGCGAGCGCGCGGGCCAGGCTGCGGCGCGCGCGGGCCTGGGCATCGTGCGGCTCGCGGCGTCGCTGGTGGCGGACGACGTGCGCGCGGGGCTGCTCGTCCCGGTGCTCGCGGCGGACACGCCCCCGGGCCTGCCCATCTTCGCCGTCTACCCGAGCAGCCGGCAGTTGCCCCTCAAGGTGCGCGCCTTCCTGAAGCTCCTCTCCGCGCGCGGCGCCGCGCTCCCGTGGGAAGAGGAATAGGGCTCCTGGCGGAACAATGCGTCCCGCGCGGGGTGCTCGTCCGCGCCCCCGCCCGCGATTACATCCCCTGCACACGAAGCGCAGGGAGGATGGACATGGCTGGCAACGTCATCGAATTGGGCGACGCGGAGTTCCAACGCGAGGTGCTGGAGTCGCAGGAGCCGGTGCTGGTGGACTTCACCGCCACCTGGTGCCCGCCGTGCCGGGTCATCGCGCCGGTCATCGACACGCTGGCCGCCGAGTACAAGGGCCGGATGAAGATGGTGAAGCTCAACGTGGACGACCACCCGAGGACGCCCGAGCAGTACGGCATCCGGGCCATGCCCACCCTGCTGTTCTTCAAGGGCGGGAAGGTGGTGAAGCAGGTCGTGGGCGCCGTGCCGAAGGCGAAGCTGGAGGAGGCCGTGCGCCAGGTCCTCTGACGCTCAGCCGACACCGCCGGACGGCACCGGCCCGGCCAGCCGCGACTCCACGAAGCGCCGGGTCGCGGTGAGCGCCGCGTCGATGCCGTCCGCGCGCGAGCCGCCACCCCAGGCCACCTCCGGAGAGCCGCCGCCCTTGCCGTCCACGCAGGGCGCCGCCTGGGCCATGAGCTGACCCGCGTCCACGCCCCTGCCGCGGAGCGCCTCGCTCGCGGCCGTCACCAACACCACCTTGCCGCCGCGCGTGGCGGTGAGCACCACGCCCACGCTGCCCGCCGCCTGCCGCAGCGCCTCCACCAGCGCCTTGAGGTGCGGGGCCGGCGCCTCGCCCAGGTGCGCGACGACGAGCGACGTGTCGCCCCAGCGCGTCGCCTCCTGGAGCAACTGGCGGGCCTGGTCCTCGGGCGGCGCGCCCACGGGCGCCGCGGCCTGCACGGGCTTGCGGCGCGCCTCCTGCTCCAGCCGCGTCAGCCGCTCGCGCAGGGCCACCACGCGGGGCATGGGCTGCGGCCAGTTGTGCAGCGTCTGCGACAGCGGCGAGAGCGCCTGCAGCCGGGCCTCGCCCTCCAGCCGGGCCGCGGACTCCAGCGCCGCCTCCAGCGCGTCCACCTGCTCGCGCAGCGCCCGGGCCGCTTCGCGCGGCGTCTGGCCCGTGGGCGGCGTGAAGGGCAGCGTGAGCGGACCGAAGCCGACGGCCGCCTCCCCGTCGATCTTCTTCAGCATGGCGTTCGCGGCGGGCCGCACCCCGCCGTTGACGTAGCGCTGCAGCGTGCGCCACGCGTACTGGCGGAAGCCCGACAGGTGCTTCACGTGGAAGGCGGACCACCGGGGCACCGGCTGGGAGCCGCGCAGGCTCTTGAACGGATCCGAGCCCGGCCCCAGCTCGATGGTGAGCCCCACCTCCAGCGCGTCCTGCATGAGCCGGTGCACGAGCCCGCGGTACAGCCCCAGCTCCTGCGGCAGCGCCAGGTCGTAGCCGAACATGGGGGACCAGACGACGTCCTGGCTGGTGTGGGTGGCGTAGAAGCCATCCACGCGTCCGTTCTTCACCGCGAGCTTGTACTGGAAGAGCCCCTCGCGCAGCGTCCACGCGAAGAGCTCCTCCGTGTAGTCCAGCGTGGAGTGGTACTTGTCCGCGTTGAGCGACCGGTACAGCTCCCGCAGCCGCGGCGCGCAGTCCGGCATCTCCCGCCCGTCCACGATGCGGTAGCCCGCGGCCTCCAGCAGCCGCCCGTCGCGGCGCCGGTTCTCCCGCACCTGCCGGCTGACATCCTGCGTGGGCAGCGTCATGCGCGTGTGCGCCGCGTACACGAAGCCGTAGTCCCGCGCGGCCAGCGTGTTGAGCAGGGGCGACGCGCTCGCGGGGTTGATGGCGGGGAACACGATGGCGTGTCCGGGGAACTGCTCCACCAGGAAGGCGGTGAGGCGCTCCACCTGCGCTTCATCGAGGCTCACGTGCAGGTTGCGCAGCACCAGCCAGTGGTCCACGTAGACGCACTTGTCGATGCGCGCCGCCTTCAACATCGCGCCCAGCGTCCGCATGGCCCCGCGCATCACCACCGCGCGCGCCGCGCCGTACGCCTCCGCCGTCACCGCCGCCACCGGCAGGCCGATGTAGCGCACCCACGTCGAGTGCAGCGGCGAGTTGTCGTACTCCGCCTCGTTGATGGCCAGCGGGATGCGCAGGTCGTCCATCGCCACCAGCCGCAGGGTGGTGCGGTCGCTGAGGAAGGGGGTGCTGCCGCGCTTCATCAGCGGGACGAAGTAGTCGCGTGCCAGCCGCGCTTGCGGCGTCTGGGGCCAGGAGCACGCGTCGACGGTGTCCGCGTCGTAGAGGGTCATGCCCTCCAGTCTAGCGCTTGAGGGCGCGCTCGATGCGGCGGCGCAGGCCGTCCTCGGACAGCATGCCGCGCTGGGCGTCCATCACCTTGCCGTCGCGGTCCAGGAAGTAGAGCGTGGGCAGCGCGTTCACCTGGAAGGCCCGCGCCACGTTGTCGTCCGCGTACACGACGTACGGGCGCAGCTCCGGCTGGAAGCGCTGGAGGAAGTAGTCCACCTCCTGCGGCGCCGTCGGGCCGTCGTCCCGGCTGGCCGCCACGAACACGAGCCCCTGGGACTCGTACTCCTTGGCCAGCTTCACCAGGGAGGGCATCTCCTCGCGGCACGGCGGACACCAGGTCGCCCAGAAGTCGAGCATCACCACCCGGCCCTTCAGGTCCGACAGCGCCAGCTCGCCGCCCGCGTGCTTCGTCATCTGGAAGGACGGCGGCGACGCCCCGTCCGGCACCAGCCGCGCCCGCTGCGCCTCGCGCACGCCCATGAACGCCAGCGCGGCCAGCCCCAGCACCGCCACCACCGCCAGCGCCGTCTTCGCGCCATCCCCGCGCGCGCCCGGCGGCTTCGTCCCCTCGGTTCCAGCCTGCTGTGTCATTCGCGCTCCCTCCGTGTCAGGCGGCCGTGCACCCGCGTCAGGGCCCAGCGCACCCCGGCCTTCACCCGCGGCCGGCGCACCACCCACGCCGCCAGCGGAGGGCCCCAGTGATAGTACCCGTCGATGAACCCCTGGCCGAGCCGGCTCTTCCGGAGCACGTCGTCCCGGAACGCCCGGAAGGCCGTGAGCTCCGGCGCCCCCTCGCCAAAGGCCGCCGTCACCACGAAGCACGACGACGCGGGGCTCACCCACATCAGCTTCCCGTTGGTGAGGTTCACCACGGCCTTCAGCTCGCGCTGCTCCGTGTAGAGGAAGGCCAAAAGGTCGCGCCGGGCCGCCGGGAACTCTTGCCCGCTCGCCTCCTCGAAGTCGATGCGCGTGGTGACGGCGCTGCCCACCTCGTCCACCGTGAAGCGGTAGCGCTTGGAGCTGCGCCGGTGCTCCACCTCCAGCGCCCGCAGCTCCCCGAAGTAGGCCAGGAAGGGCACCCGGCACGCCGGGCAGACGAAGCGGTGGTAGGCGTGCGTCGGGATGAAGGCGTAGTCCCCCATGCGCTTGCAGCCCGTGTTGGGGCAGACGAGCTTCACGGTCGCCTGGGGCGCGTTGCGCGGGTCGTAGCGGGACTGGCCGCTGCCCTTGTCGAACACCGGCGGCGGCCGCGACGGCTGGCCCACCATCTGCCGGGTGGGGTGCGCGGCCCGCTCCAATTCCTGGGCCCGGCGCCACGCCAGCTCCGCCGCCTCCAGCCGGCCGTCCGCGGTGTGCACCAGCGCCTCCGCGTGCGCGCGCAGGGCCGCCACCAGCCGGTCCACCAGCGGCGACACCGCCGGCTCCCGGGCCACCGCGAAGGCCTCCGCCAGCACCCGCTCCATCTCCGGCAAGAGCGCCTGGGCCGCCTTGCGCGACGGGTCCTCCGCGCGCCGGTACACCGGGGGCTCCGGCAGTTTCGCGAACAAGGCCGAGGCCTGGGCCCGCACGCGCTCCAGCGCGGCGTCCCCCCGCCCCACGTCCAATCCCGCCGCCCGCGTCTGGGCGGCCCTGATGAGTTCTTCGGGCTGCAAGCCCGTGGACCTTAAGGGCCCCCAGGCCCCCTGTCAGCGACTCCCGAACCCCCTGTCAGGAAACTCGCCATGCGTCCGGGGTCGATGTAAGACGACGTAGGAGGATGTGAATCATGGGCGTGTTGAAGTTCCTGGTCTGGACGACCTGCGCGGTGGGACTCGGCGTCTTCCTGGCGCGGGGCAACGTGGACGGCCGTTCGCCGCTGGAGCACATGGAGCGCACCTGGAAGCGCACGGTGAGCCCCTCCACGATGGACAAGGTGAAGGGCAGCGTGGAGGGCGCGCTGGAGGACGCGAAGGGTGCGGTGTCCCAGAAGTCCGCCAACGCCTCGGGCCCGCGCGAGCGCATCACCGCCGAGGACCGGGCGGCCATCGACAACATCATCGCCAAGAAGAAGTAGGCGTCGTCGCGCCACGGGGCCGGTTGCTGATCGCAAGACTCCCCCTTCCGCCCGCCCTGCCCCGTGCCTAGGTTGCGCCGGGGCGTTGGGTTGGACGGTGGTGGAGAGGCGGGCCCATGGGTTGGACGCAGGTCGGGGGCGTCATCAGGGTGGCGGTGCTGGCGTGCGCGCTGGGAGCAGCAGGCAGCGCCGCGGCACGGACACCCGACAAGCTTTGGCTGGAGGCGCGCAACCGCGCCGTCTCCCGGCAGCATTCCAACATCAGCGACGTGGCCCGCAAGGCCATGCCGGCCGTGGTGTCCATCACCACGCGCCAGGACAGCGCGGACGTGGCCCCCGGCGAGGAGCCCCAGCGCGGCATCGGCTCCGGGTTCATCATCCATCCGGACGGCTACATCCTCACCAGCGCGCACGTGGTGGACGGGGCGTCGGAGGTCTCCATCTCCATCCGCAGCGCGAACGGCTACGTGGAGGAGTTCCCCGCCACGGTGGTGGGCGAGGACGAGCGCACGGACTGCGCGCTCCTCAAGGTGGACGCGCCCCGGAAGCTGCCGGTGCTGAAGCTGGCGTCCGCGTCCCACGTGGGCATCGCGGACTGGGTGGTCGTCATCGGCAACCCGTTCGGGCTGGCGCACTCCGTGACGGTGGGCGTGGTCAGCTACCTGGGCCGCACGGACGTGACGCCCAATGGCCGCGACGGCGACTTCGACTACGTGCAGATCGACGCCTCCATCAACCCGGGCAACTCCGGCGGGCCGGTGCTGGACCTGCACGGCGACGTGGTGGCGGTGGCCAACGCCGTCAACGTGTCCGGCCAGGGCATCGGGTTCGCCATCCCCATCGACATCGCGAAGACGGTGATTCCGCAGCTCAAGACGCACGGGCGCATGCGCCGGGGGTGGATGGGCATCAGCGTGCAGGACTTCTCCCCGGAGGTGGCGCAGGCGTTCAACCTGAACCCGCGCGGCCGGGGCGTGGTGGTGACGGACGTGGTGGATGACGGCCCCGCGGACCGCGCCGGCCTGCGGACGGGCGACATCATCCTGAACATGGACCGCCTGTCCGTGGAGCGGGCGCACACCCTGCGCTGGCAGGTGGCCGCGCGCGGCGTGGGCCAGCACATCCGGCTCAACCTGCGCCGGCTGGGCCGCCCCATGACGGTGAAGGTGAAGCTGGAGGACCTGCCCCTGGTGGAGGCCCCGCCCGCCACCCTGGCGTCGGGGAGCACGCCGAGCGAGCACGCCGCCGGGGCCCGCTCCGTCCTGGAGGAGCTGCTGTCCCCCGTGCCGCGCACCCAGTCCGGCCGGTCCGGCGGCATTCCCAAGGCCGAGGACGGCCTGGCCGCCCCCTGACGGACGGGGCCTCCGGGGCCCCGCCGGGCCTCCAGGCTCCTTGCGTTCCGCGAAACCCGGCGATACACCGTCCGCCTTCACATCGTGGCGGATCCACCCACAGGTGGCGCCGCGGGTCTTCCAAGCATCGATTCGCAGGAGAGTCCGTACCATGGCCGAGGCCACCCAGACGACGAAGCTCACCCATTGGCCGCGCACCGCCAAGGGCAGCGGCAAGAAGGCGTGCACCGTGGAGGGCTGCAAGCGCCCCTACCGCGCGAAGAGCTACTGCTTCTTCCACTTCAAGAAGTGGCGCCAGGGCGACCTGCCCCACTCGCGCTACCGCGTGTGCTCCAAGCCGGAGTGCCGCATCAAGACGATGAAGGCCGGCCTGTGCGAGAAGCACTACGCCGAGACCTACAAGAAGGACGCGGCGGCTTAAGTCGCCCCGGCTGTTCCGTGTGGCGCCGGCCCCCCGCCTACCCGCGGGAGGTCCCCGGCGCCACCGCGCGGCCCAGATGCTTGAAGGCGTTGAGCCACAGCTCCGCCTCCCGCTGGGTCAGCCGCGCACGCATCAACGTCCGCTCCAGCTCATGCAGCACGTGCTGCGGCGCCTCCGGGTTGAGGAAGTCCGCCGCTAGCATCGCCGCGCGCATGCGCCCGCTCAGCGCGTTGAGCGTCCCCAGCCGCGCGCCGGCCTCCTCCTCTTGAGGGAGCACGGGCGCCTCCGTCAGCCCCTGCCGGTGGCAGAGGTACAGGAGCACCGCGGAGGACTGCGCCAGGTTCATGGACGGCTGCACGTCCTCCGTGGGGATGACGAGCAGGTCCTGGCAGTGGGTGAGGTCCTCGTCGGACAGCCCGCGCTGCTCACCGCCGAACAGGAGCGCCACCCGCCCCCGCCTGCTCTCCTCCGCCAGCCGGCGCGCCGCGTCCTCCGGCGTCAGCGGGGCGCGCTTCTCCACCTGGGTGCGCGACGTGGTGCCCACCACGTACACGCAGTCCTCCAGGGCCTCCGCCAGGGTCGGGGCGACCCGCATGCCGGAAAGGATGTGGCCGCTCTTCACGGCCATCCGCTCCGCCAGGCTGAAGTCCCGGACGATGGGCTCCGACAGGACGAGGCGTTCAAAACCGAAGTTCGCCATGACCCGGCAGACCGCACCCAGGTTGTCGGGTGAACGGGTCTGATGAAGGACGACAGTCAGCTCCGCACCTGGACGCATGCCCCGGAGTTTAGCTGGTGGTGCGTCCGCGTGATCGGTATATTCCCGGTGATGCGTCGCTGGGTCCCTGGCTTGCTTCTGTCGCTGTCGCTCCTCACCACCGCGTGCGGTGGCGCGGGCACGCCCGTGCGTCCGTCGCTCACGGCGCGGCAGGCGTTGAGCAGCTCGCCGGAGGTCGTGGAGTTCGAGTCCCCGGCCGTCCGCCTGGAGCTCTTCCGGGACATCGCCCGCCAGTCGGAGCAGGAAGCCGGGCAGTCCGCGCAGGGCGTGGCCCTCTTCCCCATCATCCAGGGCAACGAGTTCGTCGCGGCGCCGGGCTTCGAGTCCCGCGCGGACCTGCTCCAGCCGCCGGACGCGGGCAGCGGCCTCCAGTTCGTCTTCGACGCGCGGACGGGCGACCGTTGGCCGGAGGACCGGCGGGAGAGCCTGCAGGGCCTGTCGGAGCGCGAGGCCGCGGAGCTGGTGGCGCGCACGCTACTGGCCCTCTGGGACATCCAGCCGGAGGGCGCGGTGCAGGTGGACCGGGCCGCGGGCGCGCCGTATGCGGTCGCCTACGTGGACGGCATCCTGCGGATCAACCCGGCGTTCCTCTATCTGGCATCCGCCTACGGTCCTGCTTCCATGGCGGCGGGCCTCCAGTAGAGTCGCGCGCCTCATGAGCTGGCCCCGCTCCCCCGCCCCTTCCCGGCGGTGAGTGGCCGGGCCACGAGGCGCCTCCGACGTGAACACCTCCGCCCTCCACGCGCAACTCACCCACACGCTTCGCCAGACGGACCTGCCGTCGCTCGGCACGCCCTACAAGGGCAAGGTCCGTGACACGTACCGCAAGGGCGACACGCTCATCCTCGTGACGAGCGACCGCCTCTCCGCGTTCGACCACGTGCTCACCACCATCCCCTTCAAGGGCGAGGTGCTGAACCGCCTGGCGGCCTTCTGGTTCGACCGCACGAAGCACATCGTCCCCAACCACGTCCTGGACGTGCCCGACGCGAACGTCACCGTGGCGCGCGCCTGCCAGCCCTACTCCGTGGAGGTCGTCGTGCGCGGCTACCTCACGGGCAGCCTGTGGCGCGACTACGAGAAGGGCACGCACACCGCCTACGGCGTCCCCTTCGCCGAAGGGCTGCGCAAGGACAGCGCGTTCGAATCCCCCATCCTCACGCCGTCCACCAAGGCCGAGTACGGCAAGCACGACGAGCCCATCTCCGAGGCGGAAATCCTGTCGCGCGGGCTGGCCACGCCGCGTGACTGGGCCCGCATCACGGAGGCCGCCCGGGGGCTGTTCCTGGAGGGCCAGAAGTGGGCGCGCACGCGCGGCCTCATCCTGGTGGATACGAAGTACGAGTTCGGGAAGGTGGGCGACGAGCTCTTCGTCATCGACGAGATGCACACCCCGGACTCCAGCCGCTACTGGGTGGCGGACGAGTACGAGGCGCGCTTCGCGAAGGGCGAGGACCAGAAGATGTTGGACAAGGAGAACATCCGCCAGTGGCTCATCCGCGAGCGGAACTTCTCCGGCCACGGCGCGCTGCCCGCCATCCCGGACGACGTGCGCGTGGACCTGGCCACCAAGTACGTGGCCGCCTACGAGCGCATCACCGGCACGTCGCTCGCGCTGACGCCCGGCGACGTGCACTCGCGCATCGAGGGGAACCTGCGGGCGAAGGGCTACCTCTAGCCCCCTCGCCCGTCTGAGGCCGCGCGGCTTTTCAGCTGGCGCGGCCGAAGACGCGCTGGAACACCGCGTCCATCTGGCGCGTGTGGTAGCCCGGGGAGAAGCAGTCGGAGACCTCCTCGGGCGTCATCATCTTGAGCAGGTCCGCGTCGTTCAGCAGGGCCTGCCGGAAGTCCACGCCCTCCTCGAACATCCGCATCGCGTTGCGCTGGACGACGACGTACGCGGCCTGCCGGTCCATGCCCTTGCGCGCCAGCTCCAGCAGGAGCCGCTGCGAGTTCACCACGCCGCCCAGCAGGTCCAGGTTCTTCTTCATCTGCTCCGGGTAGACGCGCATGTTCTCCACCAGGCCCGCGAAGCGGTGGAGCATGAAGTCCAGGAGGACGGTGGCGTCCGGGCCAATCACGCGCTCCACGGACGAGTGCGAGATGTCCCGCTCGTGCCACAGCGCCACGTCCTCCATGGCGCTCACCGCGTAGCCGCGCAACAGGCGCGCGAGCCCCGTGAGGTTCTCCGACAGGATGGGGTTGCGCTTGTGCGGCATGGCGCTGCTGCCCTTCTGTCCCGGCGTGAAGGGCTCCTCCGCCTCGCGAACCTCCGTGCGCTGGAGGTGGCGGATTTCGACGGCGAACTTCTCCAGGCTCGCGCCGACGAGGGCGATGGCGGTGAAGAACTCCGCGTGCCGGTCGCGCTGCACCACCTGGCTGGAGGCGGGCGCGGGCTTCAGGCCCAGCTTCTGGCAGACGTGCTCCTCCACCGACGGCGGCAGGTGCGCGAACGTGCCCACCGCGCCGGAAATCTTCCCCACGGCGATGGTGTCGCGCGCGTGCACGAGGCGCGTGCGGCCCCGGCGCAGCTCGTCGTACCAGATGGCCAGCTTGTGCCCGAAGGTGATGGGCTCCGCGTGGATGCCGTGGCTTCGGCCCATCTGCAGCGTGTGCTTGTGCTCGAAGGCGCGCTTCTCCACCGCGGCCATCACGCGGTCCATGCCCTTCAGGAGCAGGTCCACGCTGTCGCGCAGGGTGAGCCCCAGCGACGTGTCCAGCACGTCCGAGGACGTCATACCCAGGTGCAGCCAGCGGGCGCTGGGCCCCACGCGCTCCTCCACGAAGGTGAGGAAGGCGATGACGTCGTGCTTGGTGGTGCGTTCAATCTCCTCGATGCGCGCGGCGTCCGCCTCGGTGAAGTCACCGGCGCGGGCGAGGCAGTCCGCCAGCGCGTCCTTGGGGGCGAGGCCTTGCGCGACCATGCCCTCCAGCGCGGCGAGCTCCACGTCGCGCCAGCGGCGGTAGCGGGCGACGTCGGACCAGAGGGAGGCCATTTCGGGACGGCTGTAGCGTGGAATCACTCGTAGACCTTCACGGCAAAGTCCCGGCGCGCCGCGAACCGGAGCACTTCCAGCGCGACGTCACAGGACGGACCTGACTTCTTCGCGGCGGTGAGGTTGAACGAGAGGTCCAGGCCTTCGGGCCGCGCCACCGCCAGCGCGCCGGGGTCGACCTTCTCGTGGACGATTCGGTTGGCCAGCCTCCCCGCCTGCTGACCGAGCGCCAGCGGGGCTGGCGCGAGGGCCAGCGTCGCGCCCTCCTTCACCTGGCTGGCCGTGAGCGCCACCAGCGGCACCTTGCGGGAGGCACTGAAGGCGATGAGCGCCTGGACGACGGAAGCGTTGCCCACGGTCTTGTCCGCAACCATCAAGAGCCCGTCCACCTTCCCCGCCGCGCCCTCCAGCACCTCGCCCACCCGCTCCTGCGCCTCCACGGCCAGCGGGACGATGGTGAGGCCCAGGGCCGCGCCAGCGGAGCGGGCCTGCGCCACCGCGCCCGCCGAGGAGCGCGGGTCATGCAGGATGCCCACGCGCTTCGCCGCGGGAGCCACGGCCTTGAGCGCGGCCAGCTCCGGTCCGAAGTCGCTGGTGAGCGCGATGCCGGTGACGTTGGGCGC
This genomic stretch from Corallococcus caeni harbors:
- a CDS encoding Ig-like domain-containing protein, encoding MHLPLRLVLPVLVIGLGGIACGDEASPAPNTPPTVSGPTVQASSVTSGTPVAMTLEASDADGDALTYTWTQLPASPAGTFDNPSAAQPSWTAPDVNSTQSFTLKVTVSDGRGGSNEGTIDVTVRKSNQPPTVSISAPTSLVAGATGTLTVTASDPDGDPLTYAWTQTSPSTAGTWVGGTTGPSAQWYSPVVATQTAFTFSVSVSDGVGLPVVRTVTLPVSVPRYGTDVQAVWGSGECTKCHGKAGNLNLAADSSHANLINVTARDCGTLMRVTPGAPDQSALIRKMEGTGCGDRMPAGKPEYFDQHPGLNVLVRSWILAGAAND
- a CDS encoding LysR family transcriptional regulator, which produces MLLFAEVVAAASITSAAERLGLRKSTVSRRLAALEERLGIRLLERNTRRLRLTEAGRDYHAHCARLVAEAREVNAAVSESRGTPQGTLRIATLSLLGELLTPVIAELLLHQPRLRVEVSLAQTHVDLIAEEYDLALRTGPLADSSLMARRLGRVRTGYYASPSYLSRHGTPRTPEALTGHECILLAESGTDEVWFFGEGKSARTVPVTGRLRVPSERAGQAAARAGLGIVRLAASLVADDVRAGLLVPVLAADTPPGLPIFAVYPSSRQLPLKVRAFLKLLSARGAALPWEEE
- the trxA gene encoding thioredoxin, with amino-acid sequence MAGNVIELGDAEFQREVLESQEPVLVDFTATWCPPCRVIAPVIDTLAAEYKGRMKMVKLNVDDHPRTPEQYGIRAMPTLLFFKGGKVVKQVVGAVPKAKLEEAVRQVL
- a CDS encoding DHHA1 domain-containing protein, with the translated sequence MTLYDADTVDACSWPQTPQARLARDYFVPLMKRGSTPFLSDRTTLRLVAMDDLRIPLAINEAEYDNSPLHSTWVRYIGLPVAAVTAEAYGAARAVVMRGAMRTLGAMLKAARIDKCVYVDHWLVLRNLHVSLDEAQVERLTAFLVEQFPGHAIVFPAINPASASPLLNTLAARDYGFVYAAHTRMTLPTQDVSRQVRENRRRDGRLLEAAGYRIVDGREMPDCAPRLRELYRSLNADKYHSTLDYTEELFAWTLREGLFQYKLAVKNGRVDGFYATHTSQDVVWSPMFGYDLALPQELGLYRGLVHRLMQDALEVGLTIELGPGSDPFKSLRGSQPVPRWSAFHVKHLSGFRQYAWRTLQRYVNGGVRPAANAMLKKIDGEAAVGFGPLTLPFTPPTGQTPREAARALREQVDALEAALESAARLEGEARLQALSPLSQTLHNWPQPMPRVVALRERLTRLEQEARRKPVQAAAPVGAPPEDQARQLLQEATRWGDTSLVVAHLGEAPAPHLKALVEALRQAAGSVGVVLTATRGGKVVLVTAASEALRGRGVDAGQLMAQAAPCVDGKGGGSPEVAWGGGSRADGIDAALTATRRFVESRLAGPVPSGGVG
- a CDS encoding TlpA family protein disulfide reductase, coding for MTQQAGTEGTKPPGARGDGAKTALAVVAVLGLAALAFMGVREAQRARLVPDGASPPSFQMTKHAGGELALSDLKGRVVMLDFWATWCPPCREEMPSLVKLAKEYESQGLVFVAASRDDGPTAPQEVDYFLQRFQPELRPYVVYADDNVARAFQVNALPTLYFLDRDGKVMDAQRGMLSEDGLRRRIERALKR
- a CDS encoding CFI-box-CTERM domain-containing protein — encoded protein: MQPEELIRAAQTRAAGLDVGRGDAALERVRAQASALFAKLPEPPVYRRAEDPSRKAAQALLPEMERVLAEAFAVAREPAVSPLVDRLVAALRAHAEALVHTADGRLEAAELAWRRAQELERAAHPTRQMVGQPSRPPPVFDKGSGQSRYDPRNAPQATVKLVCPNTGCKRMGDYAFIPTHAYHRFVCPACRVPFLAYFGELRALEVEHRRSSKRYRFTVDEVGSAVTTRIDFEEASGQEFPAARRDLLAFLYTEQRELKAVVNLTNGKLMWVSPASSCFVVTAAFGEGAPELTAFRAFRDDVLRKSRLGQGFIDGYYHWGPPLAAWVVRRPRVKAGVRWALTRVHGRLTRRERE
- a CDS encoding S1C family serine protease; translated protein: MGWTQVGGVIRVAVLACALGAAGSAAARTPDKLWLEARNRAVSRQHSNISDVARKAMPAVVSITTRQDSADVAPGEEPQRGIGSGFIIHPDGYILTSAHVVDGASEVSISIRSANGYVEEFPATVVGEDERTDCALLKVDAPRKLPVLKLASASHVGIADWVVVIGNPFGLAHSVTVGVVSYLGRTDVTPNGRDGDFDYVQIDASINPGNSGGPVLDLHGDVVAVANAVNVSGQGIGFAIPIDIAKTVIPQLKTHGRMRRGWMGISVQDFSPEVAQAFNLNPRGRGVVVTDVVDDGPADRAGLRTGDIILNMDRLSVERAHTLRWQVAARGVGQHIRLNLRRLGRPMTVKVKLEDLPLVEAPPATLASGSTPSEHAAGARSVLEELLSPVPRTQSGRSGGIPKAEDGLAAP
- a CDS encoding vegetative protein; this encodes MAEATQTTKLTHWPRTAKGSGKKACTVEGCKRPYRAKSYCFFHFKKWRQGDLPHSRYRVCSKPECRIKTMKAGLCEKHYAETYKKDAAA
- a CDS encoding RNA methyltransferase; protein product: MRPGAELTVVLHQTRSPDNLGAVCRVMANFGFERLVLSEPIVRDFSLAERMAVKSGHILSGMRVAPTLAEALEDCVYVVGTTSRTQVEKRAPLTPEDAARRLAEESRRGRVALLFGGEQRGLSDEDLTHCQDLLVIPTEDVQPSMNLAQSSAVLLYLCHRQGLTEAPVLPQEEEAGARLGTLNALSGRMRAAMLAADFLNPEAPQHVLHELERTLMRARLTQREAELWLNAFKHLGRAVAPGTSRG
- a CDS encoding phosphoribosylaminoimidazolesuccinocarboxamide synthase — translated: MNTSALHAQLTHTLRQTDLPSLGTPYKGKVRDTYRKGDTLILVTSDRLSAFDHVLTTIPFKGEVLNRLAAFWFDRTKHIVPNHVLDVPDANVTVARACQPYSVEVVVRGYLTGSLWRDYEKGTHTAYGVPFAEGLRKDSAFESPILTPSTKAEYGKHDEPISEAEILSRGLATPRDWARITEAARGLFLEGQKWARTRGLILVDTKYEFGKVGDELFVIDEMHTPDSSRYWVADEYEARFAKGEDQKMLDKENIRQWLIRERNFSGHGALPAIPDDVRVDLATKYVAAYERITGTSLALTPGDVHSRIEGNLRAKGYL